The Streptomyces sp. GSL17-111 region CCCGGTCGTGGAGGCCGCCGACGTCCCGACGCCCTACACCGACGGCGCCGCGCCCTACGGCAAGGTGTTCATGGACACCCCGCAGGGCCAGATGGTCTGCTCCGCGACGGTGGTCAAGGACCCGGCGAACCCCGGGAAGTCCGACCTCGTCGCCACCGCCGGGCACTGCGTGCACGGCGGTGAGGGCAAGGGCTGGTTCCGCAACGTCGTCTTCGTGCCGGGCTTCAACCACAAGGGCCTGCCCGCCGAGCAGTTGGAGACCGCCCCCGAGGAGGACGTCCTCCCGCACGGCATCTGGTGGGCCGCCGAGGCCGCCACGACCGAGTACTGGCGCAGCGCCGGCGCCGAGCGCGGTGGGGCGGGTGCCCAGCAGGACTTCGCCGTGCTGAAGGTCAGCCCCGAGGAGGGCGGCAGCGAGACCTCGCTGGAGGAGACGGTCGGTTCGGCCGTGGCGATCAACTTCAGCCTTCCGCAGGTCAGCACGTTGCCCGAGCTCACCGTGCGCGGCTACCCCGCCGCACCGCCGTTCGACGGCAGCTCCATGTTCAGCTGCACGGGCGCGGCCGGCCGGCTCACGATCGACCCCGAGCAGCCCACCATGTACCGCGTCGGCTGCACCATGACCGGCGGATCCTCCGGCGGTGGCTGGGTGGCCCCGGGGCCCGACGGCGACGACCAGCTCTACTCGGTGACGTCCATCGGCCCGCTCACGGCGACGTGGCTGGCCGGTCCGCGGCTCGGCCCGGAGGCCAAGGCCGTCTTCGACTCGCTCAGCTCGTAGCCTCCCGCCGGCGCCGCGACGCGGTGCCGGTGCCAGGTCGATCGGCGCGGGCGGGGTGCGCTCCCGTGCACCCCGCCCGCGCCTTCTGACATCGCGCTCCGCCCGACGTCACGTTCCGCTTGCCGATTTGCCGATTTCCCGAGTTCCGAGGAGAACTCCGCATGCCCGCTGCACGCACGGCCCGCCGCCCCGCCCTCGCCCTCACGGCCGCACTGGCCGCGCTGGCCCTGGCCGCCACGGCCTGCGGCCCCGACGACGCGGACACCGACGCCAAGGCCGGCGTCTCCGCGTCGCCCGCCGCCGAAGGCGGCGAGAAGGACCCGGGGCTCGGCCTGCCCGACGAGCTGCCGGACGATCTGCCCGACTCCCTGAGGGACCTGGAGGGCTGGAAGAAGGGCGGCTGGGAGGACTGGGACAAGGACGGCTGGCTCCGCGACGCCCAGGACTTCGTCAACCCCTACATCGAGGGCCTGTGGGACACCGGCCGCATGCAGGAGGCGGAGGACCACCACAAGGAGGTCAGCGAGGAGGACCTGGCCTCCTCCTCCGCGCGGACCGGCACGGACCCGGCACCGGCGGCGGTCGAGGCGTCCGAGGTGGACCGGCCCTACCACCGGCACGCCGCCCCCGTCGGCAAGGTGTTCATGGACACTCCGAGCGGTCCGATGGTCTGTTCCGGGACGGTCGTCAAGGACCCGAACAACCCGGGCAGGTCCAACCTCGTGGCCACCGCCGGCCACTGCGTGCACGGCGGCGGCGACGCGGGCTGGTTCCGCAACATCATGTTCGTGCCGTCCTACAACGACCGGGGACGCGCGCCGGAGCAGGTGACCGGCGCGCCGTCGCACGAGGTCGCGCCCTACAAGATGTGGTGGGCGGACTGGGCCCAGACGACGTCCTACTGGATCGAGCGCGGCGACGCGCTGCGCGGCGACGCCGGGGCCTCGCAGGACTTCGCCGTGCTACACGTCGAGCCCGAGGACGGTTCGGGGAAGTCGCTGGAGGAGACCGTCGGAAGCGCCCTGCCGATCAACTTCGACGCCCCGGGACCCGACGAGCTGGCCGGGCTCAGCTCCTACGGCTACCCGGCGGCGCCGCCCTACGACGGGGCGCTGATGTACACCTGCACCGACCGTCCCGGACGGCTCACGGTCGACCCCGAGCAGCCGGCGATGTACCGGATCGGGTGCACGATGACCGGCGGCACCTCCGGCGGCGGCATGTACATCGCGGGCCCGGACGGCAAGGCGGAGCTGGTCTCCGTCAACTCGATCGGCCCGCGTCCGGCGACCTGGCTCGCCGGGCCCTACCTCGGTGCCTCGGCCGAGGGCGTCTTCTCCGCGATCAGCGAGAAGTTCGCCGGTCAGGGCTGAGCCGAGGCACCGAGCACCGAGCACCGAGCACCGAGCACGACGGTCCCGGCACTCCACGGAGTGCCGGGACCGTCGGCGTACGCGGCCCGCGCGGCGCGCGGGCGGAGACGTCAGACGTGGGCGAAGGGGCTGCGCACCGTGTCCCCGCCGGGCACCGGAGCCGAGGGGTCCTCCCCCAGCTCCACGATCCGGTTGTCCACGTCCACGTGGACGACGCGGGGCGTGTAGGTGCGGGCCTCGGCGTCGTCCAGCTGCGCGTAGCTGATGAGGATGACGAGGTCACCGGGGTGTACGAGGTGTGCGGCCGCACCGTTGATCCCGATCACGCCGGAGCCCCGCTCGCCCGCGATGGTGTACGTCTCCAGCCGGGCGCCGTTGGTGACGTCGACGATGTGGACCAGCTCGCCGGGCAGCAGGTCGGCGGCGTCCAGCAGGTCCGCGTCCACGGTGACGGACCCGACGTAGTGCAGGTCGGCCTCGGTGACCGTGGCACGGTGGATCTTCGACTTGAACATCGTACGCATCATCGAGGTACTCCTGGATTCGTGCTCCCTGCCTGCGTCGGCGCAGGTCAAGTGCGGTTTCACTGCCCTACAGCGCGCCACCGTGCGGGCGCTTCCCCCCGTTACCACGGCGACCCTCCCAGCCTACGCAACCCCTCTCGAAAGCTCGCCGTGATCACCGTCACGCCGACGACGCCGAGGACGCGGGCACGGTGCCGCCGGATCGGCCAGGAAGCACAGGACGAGCAGGACCAGGGCGGCCCCTCTCAGCACGACGGACTCACCGGAGGTCCGCACCAGCGCGCTCGCGACGAGAGCCAGCTCCAGCACGGCGGCCACGGCGATCGCCGTACGGGCGGACGTGCCGCGGACGCAGGAGCGGAGCAGCGTGCCGCAGGCCCACAGGCCGACCGCGACGACGACACCTCCGACGACCATGGAGATCCGCACCCGATACGCCACGGACTCCGGCGGTTCGTCCAGCGGCGCGAACGCCGCGATGGAGTTGAGGACGAAGGCGAAGACCGCGACGACCGTGCTCTGGGCGAGCAGCACGAGCGCGGTCGCGGCCCGCAGCAGGCGGATTCCTGTGGACACTGCGTTCCTCCCCTGGGCGCGGGTGCGACGACGGTTGCCGCACCGCATCACATCACCGGTGTGCGTGACCGTGCGGCCCTCGGCACGGGCCGCCTCCGAACTCCTGTCGCGCGGCCGGTGGTTCGGATGAGAAGGGGCCGGGGCGGCGACACACCGCGCAGTGGGCGGAGGGGGTTGCACGGCTATGCGCAGTGGTTATCGCGATGTGACGCAACCGTGATGACACCTTCGCGATGTCCCGCCGTTCATCGACCGTTCAGGATCGGTGCCGTGTCGGGTCACTTCGCGCTCCTAGCGTCCAGCGCATCAAGTAATCCTCAGGTCGGCTGGCCCGACCGAATGTTTCGGAAGAGGCAATCGTGAAGCGCAGCACCCGTAGCCGCATCCTCGCTCTGTCGACCGCAGCCGTCCTGTCTCTGAGCCTCGCGGCCTGCGGCTCCTCGAACGAGTCCGACGACGACAACGGCGGCGGTGGCGGCAGCGAGTCGTCGCTCTCCGGCACCCTGTCCGGCGCGGGCGCCAGCTCGCAGGACGCCGCCCAGCAGGCGTGGATGGCCGGGTTCCAGGAGGCGAATCCGGACGTGACGGTCAACTACGACCCGATCGGTTCCGGTGGCGGCCGGGAGCAGTTCCTCGCCGGTGGCTCCGACTTCGGTGGCACGGACGCCTACCTCGACGACGAGGAGGTGGCGAAGGCCACGGAGCGGTGCGGCGAGCTCATCGAGATCCCGGCCTACGTCTCCCCGATCGCGGTCGTCTTCAACGTCGAGGGTGTGGAGGAGCTCAACCTCAAGCCCGGCACCATCGCCCAGATCTTCGACCAGAAGATCACCAAGTGGGACGACCCGGCCATCGCCGAGGACAACCCGGACGTGGAGCTGCCCGACACGGCCATCTCCCCGGTGAACCGCTCCGACGAGTCCGGGACCACGGAGAACTTCGTGGAGTACCTGTCCGCCACCGCCGGGGACGACTGGCCGCACGAGGTCAGCGGTGACTGGCCGGTCGCGGGCGGCGAGGCCGCCCAGGGCACCTCCGGCGTCGTCCAGGCGGTGACGAACGGCACCGGCACGATCGGCTACGCGGACGCCAGCCAGGCCGGTGACCTGGGCACCGTCAACGTCGGCGTGGGCGGGGAGTTCGTCGGCTACTCGCCGGAGGCGGCGGCCAAGGTGGTCGAGGTCTCCGACCGCGTCGAGGGCCGCGGCGAGTACGACTTCGCTTACGACCTGGCCCGGGACACCACCGAGGCGGGCACCTACCCGATCGTCCTGGTCTCCTACGCCATGGCCTGCTCCACCTACGAGGACGAGCAGACCGCCGAGCTGGTGCAGGCGTACCTGGCCTACATGGTCAGCGAGGAGGGCCAGGCGGCCGCCGCCGAGGCGGCGGGCTCCGCGCCGCTGTCGGACACGCTGCGCGAGCAGGCCGAGAAGGCCATCGAGGCCATCTCGGCGGGCTGACCCGGCCGACCCCGCCCGGGCGGTCCGCGGCACGACGCGGACCGCCCGGGCACCGGCGAGTCAACCGCCGGTTCACCCGCACGTGCGAAGAAGGTTCGAGGAAGGACGTGTCCGTGCCCATCACCACCGAGACCACCGGTCGGCGGGGAACGCCGCTGCGGCTGGGGGACCGGGTCTTCTCCGGTGCGTCGACCGGGGCCGGCGTGCTGATCCTGGTCGTGCTGGCGGGGGTGGCCGCGTTCCTGCTCGTCGAGGCCTGGCCCGCCGTCACCGCGCCGGCCGAGGACATCCCCGGCGGCGAGGGCGTCGCGCTGTACGTGTGGCCGCTGCTGTTCGGCACGCTGCTGTCGGCCCTGCTCGCCCTGGCGATCGCCGCACCGCTGTCGGTGGCGATCGCGCTGTTCATCACCCAGTACGCGCACCGCCGCGTGGCCACCACGCTGGGCTACGTCATCGACCTGCTGGCCGCCGTGCCGAGCATCATCTTCGGTCTGTGGGGCGTCTCCCAGCTGGCACCGCTGACCGTGGACCCCACCGGCTGGCTCGCGGAGAACCTCGGCTTCATCCCGCTGTTCGAAGGGCCGGCGTCCTCCACCGGACGCACGATGCTCACCGTCGCGCTGGTGCTGGCCATCATGATCCTCCCGATCAACACGGCTGTGGTCCGTGAGGCGTTCCGGCAGACGCCGCGGCTGCACGAGGAGGCGTCCTGGGCACTGGGCGCGACGCGCTCGGAGATGATCCGCATGTCCGTGCTGCCGTTCGGACGTTCGGCGATCATCGGCGGCTCCATGCTCGGACTGGGCCGGGCGCTCGGCGAGACGATGGCCGTGGCCATGGTCCTGTCCACCTCGGGCGGAGTGACCTTCAACCTGATCAGCAACGGCAATCCGTCGACGATCGCCGCCAACATCGCGCTGCAGTTCCCCGAGTCGACGGGCATCAAGGTCAACGCCCTCATCGCGTCCGGGCTCGTGCTCTTCGCCGTGACCCTCGCGGTCAACATGACAGCGCGCGCGGTGATCAACCGGCGGCGCGAATTCTCGGGAGCCAACTGATGCCCACCCCCACCTCCACCTCCACGAAGTCCACCGACCCCGACGAGCGCCACGCGCCGGCGTCCGAGCCGTTGACGCACGGAACCCTGCCCGCCGCGGGGCCGCCGCTGGTGCTTCTGGGGTCCCTCGTGGCGGCCGCCGTGCTGTGGCTGCTGGGCTGGAACCCGGCGGTCAGCGGCCTGGTCGCGGCGGTCGGCTACACCGCCGTCGTCTACGCCTGGTCCCGCGCGGTGGAGGAGGCGCGGGCCGCCCGGGACCGGCTGATCACCGCGGTCGTCTCCTCGGCGTTCCTGCTGGCGATGCTGCCGCTGATCTCGGTGCTGGCCACCGTCGTCAGCCGTGGCCTGACCCGCTTCGACGGCGAGTTCTTCACGCACTCGATGCGGGGCGTGGTCGCCGAGGGCGGCGGCGTCCACCACGCGATCTTCGGCACGCTCATCATCACCGGGCTGACGACGCTGATCTCCGTCCCGGTGGGCCTGCTGACGGCCGTGTACCTCGTCGAGTACGGGCGCGGCCGGCTCGCCCGCGCCATCACCTTCTTCGTCGACGTGATGACGGGCATCCCCTCCATCGTGGCCGGGCTGTTCGCCTACGCGCTGTTCGTGCTGTTCTTCGGGCCGGGCGTACGCATGGGCATCGCGGGCGCGGTGGCGCTCAGCGTGCTGATGATCCCCGTCGTGGTGCGCTCGGCGGAGGAGATGCTGAAGCTCGTCCCGAACGAGCTGCGCGAGGCGTCCTACGCGCTGGGCGTGCCGAAGTGGCGCACGATCCTGCGCATCGTGCTGCCGACGGCGCTGGCCGGCATCGCGACCGGCGTCACGCTGGCCATCGCGCGGGTGATCGGGGAGACGGCTCCCCTGCTGATCACCGTCGGCATCACGACGAGCGACAACTTCAACCCCTTCGACGGGCGCATGGCGACGCTCTCGGTGTTCTCGTACTACGAGTACGTCTCGCCCGGCGTACCGCCGGAGGCGTCGCTCGACCGGGCGTGGGCGGCGGCCCTCGTGCTGATCCTCATCGTCATGGCGCTCAACCTCGTGGCCCGGTTGATCTCCCGCCTCTTCGCGCCCAAGAGCGCGTGACGCAGCCCCGCGACCGGCGCCACCAGCACACCGACAAGGAAGAACCCCCGTGGCCACACGTATTGAGGTCTCCGGCCTCGACATCCACTACGACCGCTTCCTGGCCGTGCACGACGTGTCGATGGACATCGAGCCCCGGCAGGTCACCGCGCTGATCGGCCCCTCCGGCTGCGGCAAGTCCACGTTGCTGCGCGCGCTGAACCGCATGCACGAACTCGTCCCCGGCGCCCGGGTGAGCGGGAAGGTGGTGCTGGACGGCCAGGATCTCTACGGGCCGGATGTGGACCCGGTGCGGGTGCGGCGGCACGTGGGCATGGTCTTCCAGCGGCCCAACCCGTTCCCGACGATGTCCGTGTACGACAACGTCGCGGCCGGGCTGCGGCTGAACCACCGGCGCATGCCGCGCTCGGAGATGGACGGCCGCGTCGAGCGGTCCCTGCGGGCGGCCAACCTGTGGACGGAGGTCCGCGACCGGCTGCACCGCCCCGGCTCCGGCCTCTCCGGCGGACAGCAGCAACGCCTGTGCATCGCCCGGGCGATCGCCGTCGAGCCGGACGTCCTGCTCATGGACGAGCCGTGCTCGGCGCTCGACCCCATCTCCACGCAGGCGATCGAGGACCTCATCCTGGAGCTCAAGTCCAGCTACACCATCGTCATCGTGACGCACAACATGCAGCAGGCCCAGCGCGTCAGCGACACCACGGGCTTCTTCAACCTGCGGGCCGCCGGTGAGCCCGGCGTTCTGGTGGAGATGGCGGACACCGCCACCCTCTTCACCCGGCCCGCCAAGAAGGCCACGGAGGACTACGTCTCCGGCCGCTTCGGCTGACGCCGGTTGCGAGCCGGCGCCGTCCGTCCGAGGGCGTCCACCGAGCGTCTGACCCGCGCCCGGCGGACGCCCTCGGGGCATCGACACGAGGGGAGAACGTGCCGTGACAGCCAAGCGCACCGGGCCGGCGGTGGACGGCGCGCAGCCCGCCGCCGAGCCCGGGCCGGGCCCCGGCGGACTGGCGCTGGGCACCGACCCCGTCGTGCTGCTGGCGGACGCTGACGAAAGGATTCGCCAGGGCCTGACCGCCCACCTGGCCCACTACCGGGTGTCCGTCGTCCACTGCGCCGACGGGGCGAGCGCGCTGCTGGAGACCGGGCTGCGGCAGCCGGACGTCCTGCTGGTCTCCGCCCGACTGCCGGTGCTGGACGGCACGGACGTCCTCCGCGTCATCCGGCGGCGCACGGCAACCCCGGTGGTGCTCGGCGTCGGCCCGGACGACACCGGCCTGGTGGCCTCGGCGCTGGCGGACGGCGCGAGCGCGTGCGTCGCCCGCCCGTACCGGCCGCGCGAGGTCGCCCGGCTGCTCAGCCTGGCCGACGTGGGCGGCCGTGACCGGCTCCGGCCCCTCAGCTGCGGCCCGATCACCCTGGACCCGAGCACCTACGAGGTCCACGTGCACGGCACGCCAACGGCCCAACTCCCGCTGCGCGAGTTCCAACTGCTGCACCTGCTGATGCGCAACCCCCGCACGGTCATCACCCGGGCCCGCATCCGCTCCGAGGTGTGGGGCGACGAGGCCCAGCGGTCGAACACCATCACCGTGCACGTCCGGCGGCTGCGGGAACGGCTGGGCGACGACCCGCACCACCCGGAACTCATCCAGACCGTCCGCGGCGTCGGCTACCGCCTCGTCCCACCCGCCTGACGCGGCCTCCGGCGTCCGGACGAGACGGATCACCGGTAGGCGATCTCGGCCCACACCGTCTTCGTGAGGGCGTCCCGGCAGGCGTACCCCCAGCGTGCGGAGTAGACGGCGACGAGGAGCAGCCCCCGTCCCGATTCGGCGTCCGGTGTGGCCGCCGCGTTCACCGGGTGGACGAGGCCGCGTTCCGGCCGGGTGTCGGTCACCTCGACGCGCAGGACGCCCTCCGTCGGCAGGAGCAGCGTCAGCCTGAAGTCACGGCCGGGGACGGTGCCGTGGGCGACGGCGTTGGCCGCCAGTTCGTCCGTCACGAGGGCGACGGCGTACGCGGCGTCGGAGTGGTGCGGAAGGCCGGTCCACTCGGTGAACTGCTGCACGGCGAGCCGCCGCGCCAGCCGCACACCGCGACGGCTGCCGCTGAGCCGCAGCCCCAGTCGCAGGGGTTCGACGCGGCCGGTCCGGGAGGTGGTCTGTCGTTGAGTCACAGCGCCCAGCGTCGGGATCCGTGCATGCCCTGACCAGGGACGACGACCGTACCCGGACCGGAGGTACGGCGAAAACCCGGCGCCGACCCGGTGGTTGTACGGGTCTTGTACGGGTCGGTGTCCGTGCCCTGCCGGGGCGGGGCCCGTTGGTCCTGGTGCGGCGGGTCCACGGGCATCCGGGAGGAAGGGCGTGAGGAAAGTGCGGGATACACGCAACGGTCGCGCGACGCGGACGAAGGACCAGGGAGGCGAGCGGCCGGGGGCCTGGTCGGCGTACGGGCGGCTGCTCCAGCATCTGCGGAAGCGGGCGGGCCTCAGCCAGCAGGAGTTCGGTGAGGCCATCGGGTACTCGCTGGAGTTGGTCGCCTCGGTCGAGCAGGGACGGCGTCCGGCGAAGGCCGCGTTCACGGCGGCGGCTGAGCACGTCCTGGAGGCGCGGGGCGTGCTGGACGTGCTCCAGGACGAGGTGGACCGGGCGAAGTTGCCCCGGTTCTTCCGCAACTTCGCGGTCATCGAGGCGGAGGTCGTGAGCCGCTTCTCCTACGACCCGCTGCTTGTGCCCGGACTGTTGCAGACCGAGGCCTACGCGCGCGCCGTCTTCGCCGGTCACTGCCCGCCGCTCAGCGAGGAGACCATCGACCAGCACACCGAGGCCCGCCTCAGCCGACAGAAGCTCCTCACCCGCGACGACCCGCTGGCGGAACTCTCGTTCATCATCAGCGAGGAGGCGCTGCGTGACCCGGTGGGTGGACCGGACGTCATGCGCGGGCAGTGGCGGCAGCTCTTGGACATCGGGGCCCTGCGCAACGTGGAGGTGCAGGTCATGCCTGGCCGTTCAGGAGTACACCCGGGCAGAAACGGCCCGTTCGTCGTGCTTGAGACCAGTGAGCATCAGCACCTCGGATACATCGAATCGCATGAAGTCGGCTGTGTGATCCGAGATCCGGCAGAGGTCAGCGCCTTCGGGATGCGGTATGGCAAGCTGCGGTCGCAGGCCCTCAACGGCAGGGATTCAGCGCAGCTCATCCAACAGCTGATCGGAGAGACATGAGCGTGGAGCGGGTAACCCGGAACGCCGACAGGCTTCTCTGGTTCAAGAGCAGCTACAGCGGCTCCGGCGGCGGGGACTGCGTCGAGGTCGCGGCTGACGGCGACGCCGTCTACGTCCGTGACTCCAAGGCGGCGGCGAACGGACCCGTCCTCCGCGTCAGCCAGGACACCTGGGCCGCCTTCATGAGCCACACGGCGACCGCATAGGGCTCAGCACACGCGCGACCGCCCCCACCGGACGGTGGGGGCGGTCGTGTTCGGCCGCAGCGGGCCGCTCCGCACGCCGGGGAGACGCCGGGCAGCGGGGCGACGGGTCCCGACGACTCGGACGGCCGACGTGCGACGCGGGCCGGGGGCCGAAGCCGTTACGGCAGCGGCGGGTACGCGTTGCCCATCAGCTCCTGGAACTGGGCGGAGAACCAGTGCCCGGAGACGGGAGCGTCCGGAAGGGCGCCCGAGAGGTTGCCGCCGTTGCGGGGGTTACCGGTGTACGTGGGGTCGCACATGCGGTCGAAGCCCTTGCCCTCGTCGTTCGGGATCTCCCGGCTGGACCCGTCGGACTCCCCCGGCGGCTTCATCCACACGTAGGCGTCGATGCCGGGCTCCGGTGCGGCCTGCGGCCGTTCGCCGAGTCCGGCTCCCTGCTGGTTGCACCAGTTGCCGATGTGGATGCGGCGGTCGTAGCGGCCACCGTCCACGTAGGCGTCGACGCTGGTCGTCGCGCCGGGGCCGGTGGGTCGGTCGGCGCCGCCCCAGCCGTTGCGGGAGGTGTCGATCAGCATGCCGATGTTGGCGTCGAAGCCGACGGAGACCAGTTCCTGGCGGAAGGCCTGGGCGAACGAGAGCTCGTCGACGTAGCGGTTCCAGTCGACCCACTGCGACTGGCGCACCGACGTTCCGGCCACCTGGTCGTCGACGGAGAAGTTCTCCTCGCGCAGGGCGCTGTAGTTGGCGGTGTTGGTGATGAAGCCGTGCACGTCGTCCACGGTCGCGCCCTCGGCGGTGGCGGCCTCCTTGAAGACGTCCGCCGTGGCGCCGAAGTTGTCGTCCCAGCCGATCCAGCCGTGGTGGCCCGCGTCGACGTAGTTGTAGACGTGGGGGACGTCACCGAGCTGGTTGAGGGCGTAGCCGACGCCCTTCACGTAGTTGCCGTTGGCCTTCATCACGTCGCACTCGGGCGTCGCGGTGGGCCGGCTGCCCGTGTTCGTGACGAGGTTGGGGAGGGAGTCGATCTCCACCGTCGTGACGATGCGCAGGTCGGCGTACTTCTCCTCGCCGAGTATCGCGGCGATCGGGTCGATGTACTCGGTCTTGTAGCGGTCTATCTCGGTCGGCCCGAGCTCGCCGTTGGAGGCGAGTGCGGCGCAGTCGCGGCCGGGCAGGTTGTAGATGACGAGCTGGACGACGAGTTCGTCCGAGCCCTTCTGCTCCAGTGCCGCGTCGAGGTGGTCGCGCAGGCCCATGCCGCCGTTCACGCCGTCGATGGCGGCGATGCGGTCGAGCCAGACGCCGGTGGGCTGGTCGGCGATGCGGTCGCCGCCCGGCTCGGCGGCGGCGTTGGCGGACCACTCGGGGTTCACGTACACCTTGGCGCCGCTGTACGGGTTGTCGACCCGGTCGCCCGGGGGCGGGTCGGTCGGGTCCGGCGGGTCGGTGGGCCCGCCGGAGTCGACGTTGCACGTCGTCCCGTTCAGGGTGAACGTGTCGGGGATCGCGTTGCTGCCGCTGTACCCGGCCTGGAAGCCGAAGCTCACCGACCCGCCGGTGCCCAGTTGGCCGTTGTAGGACTCGTTGGTGGCGCTGACCTCGGCACCGGACTGGCTGAGCCGGGCGTTCCAGCCGTTCGTGATCGTCTGGTTCCCGGCGTAGGTCCACCCGACCGCCCAGGACGTCACGGGTGCGGCGTTGTTGGTCAGGGTCACCGAGGCGGTGAAGCCGGTGTCCCACTCGTTCTGCACCTCGTAGTCGACGGTGCAGGGGACTGCGGCCGTTCCGGGGCCTGATGGGGCGACGGCGAGCGCCGTCCCGGTGGCGCCGGCGACCATCGCCATGGCGGCGAGGAGCGCGGTTCTGGTGCGGTTCATGAGTGCGGATCTCCCCTACGTGTATGCGTGTTGCCGTACGGATGACATGCCTGAACGGAGCTGTGTGCGTGGCGCGGAGAGAGCGGTGACGCCTTCCGGAGACCTTTCCGGCGCATCACCGGTGGGAGCGCACACGGAGGCGCACCACCCTTGACGTTGTGGACTGTCGGGCGTCGCAACCGTGGAACATGCGCCTTGAGAGCGCTCCCACTCATCGAAAGGTAGAGCACGCCTGTTCATCGCGGCCAGAGTCGGTACCGGGGACGACCGTTAGGGCAGCGTTATCCGCGCGACAGCCGCGGGTTATCCCCGGGCTCGGCGCATCGCGCGGACCGGCGCGGCCACCCCGCGTCCTGACGCCCCGTCGACGGACGGCGACCCCTGCCGGCGACCCCTGCCGGTGGCCCCTGGCGACGACCCCTGCCGGTGACCGGCTTCGCTGACCTACCGTGCACGCATGACCACGGTTCTCGTCGTCGAGGACGACGTACTCGTCCGCGAGGCACTCGCCCGCTCGCTGACGTCGGCCGGCTACCGCGTGACCTCCGTCGGCACCGCGATGGAGCTGATGCGGCGGCTCGTCCCGCCCCTGCCCGACCTCGTCGTCCTCGATCTCGGCCTGCCCGACCTCGACGGCGGACAGGTCCTGCGGATGATGCGGGCGATCAGCCGGGTCCCGGTCATCATCGCGACGGCCCGCAGCGACGAGTCGGAGATCATCCGGCTGCTGCGCGACGGGGCCGACGACTACGTGACCAAGCCGTTCTCCGGGGAGCAGCTCGCGGCCCGCGTCCAGGCGGTGCTGCGCCGCTCGGGGCAGGCACCGCCGGACACCCTCACGGCCGGGGACCTCGTCATCGACCTGGCGCGGCGGCGGGTGACGCTGGGCGGCTCGCGCGTGGACCTGAACCGACGGGAGTTCGACCTGCTCGCGTACCTGGCGCGGCGGGACGGCGCGGTGGTCACCCGCAGAGAGCTGCTGACCGAGGTGTGGCGGGGCAGCGACGTGTACGACCGCACCATCGACGTCCACGTGTACTGG contains the following coding sequences:
- a CDS encoding response regulator transcription factor; the protein is MTAKRTGPAVDGAQPAAEPGPGPGGLALGTDPVVLLADADERIRQGLTAHLAHYRVSVVHCADGASALLETGLRQPDVLLVSARLPVLDGTDVLRVIRRRTATPVVLGVGPDDTGLVASALADGASACVARPYRPREVARLLSLADVGGRDRLRPLSCGPITLDPSTYEVHVHGTPTAQLPLREFQLLHLLMRNPRTVITRARIRSEVWGDEAQRSNTITVHVRRLRERLGDDPHHPELIQTVRGVGYRLVPPA
- a CDS encoding ATP-binding protein translates to MTQRQTTSRTGRVEPLRLGLRLSGSRRGVRLARRLAVQQFTEWTGLPHHSDAAYAVALVTDELAANAVAHGTVPGRDFRLTLLLPTEGVLRVEVTDTRPERGLVHPVNAAATPDAESGRGLLLVAVYSARWGYACRDALTKTVWAEIAYR
- a CDS encoding helix-turn-helix domain-containing protein, which produces MRDTRNGRATRTKDQGGERPGAWSAYGRLLQHLRKRAGLSQQEFGEAIGYSLELVASVEQGRRPAKAAFTAAAEHVLEARGVLDVLQDEVDRAKLPRFFRNFAVIEAEVVSRFSYDPLLVPGLLQTEAYARAVFAGHCPPLSEETIDQHTEARLSRQKLLTRDDPLAELSFIISEEALRDPVGGPDVMRGQWRQLLDIGALRNVEVQVMPGRSGVHPGRNGPFVVLETSEHQHLGYIESHEVGCVIRDPAEVSAFGMRYGKLRSQALNGRDSAQLIQQLIGET
- a CDS encoding DUF397 domain-containing protein — protein: MSVERVTRNADRLLWFKSSYSGSGGGDCVEVAADGDAVYVRDSKAAANGPVLRVSQDTWAAFMSHTATA
- a CDS encoding glycoside hydrolase family 6 protein produces the protein MNRTRTALLAAMAMVAGATGTALAVAPSGPGTAAVPCTVDYEVQNEWDTGFTASVTLTNNAAPVTSWAVGWTYAGNQTITNGWNARLSQSGAEVSATNESYNGQLGTGGSVSFGFQAGYSGSNAIPDTFTLNGTTCNVDSGGPTDPPDPTDPPPGDRVDNPYSGAKVYVNPEWSANAAAEPGGDRIADQPTGVWLDRIAAIDGVNGGMGLRDHLDAALEQKGSDELVVQLVIYNLPGRDCAALASNGELGPTEIDRYKTEYIDPIAAILGEEKYADLRIVTTVEIDSLPNLVTNTGSRPTATPECDVMKANGNYVKGVGYALNQLGDVPHVYNYVDAGHHGWIGWDDNFGATADVFKEAATAEGATVDDVHGFITNTANYSALREENFSVDDQVAGTSVRQSQWVDWNRYVDELSFAQAFRQELVSVGFDANIGMLIDTSRNGWGGADRPTGPGATTSVDAYVDGGRYDRRIHIGNWCNQQGAGLGERPQAAPEPGIDAYVWMKPPGESDGSSREIPNDEGKGFDRMCDPTYTGNPRNGGNLSGALPDAPVSGHWFSAQFQELMGNAYPPLP
- a CDS encoding response regulator transcription factor codes for the protein MTTVLVVEDDVLVREALARSLTSAGYRVTSVGTAMELMRRLVPPLPDLVVLDLGLPDLDGGQVLRMMRAISRVPVIIATARSDESEIIRLLRDGADDYVTKPFSGEQLAARVQAVLRRSGQAPPDTLTAGDLVIDLARRRVTLGGSRVDLNRREFDLLAYLARRDGAVVTRRELLTEVWRGSDVYDRTIDVHVYWLRRKLAACGGDPGYVETVRGVGLRLAIPAT